One window of Pseudomonas sp. FP198 genomic DNA carries:
- a CDS encoding TolC family outer membrane protein gives MTDRYRYGVRVLLSLCTSWAVIGPVWAAEGGLSLIAAYDASRLNDPTLQAATHAYDASRQEEAIGRGGLYPQVSLSSRYGYGGRTDGGDDSSYVNSNDYQANSVTLAAQQALYDKGRWAAYQEGKARGALGSQQFDVAGQTLFDRVAKGYFDVARAENELKLIAQQKTAISGLVLQSKKLYEGGQGAITDIDEAQARLDLVEAQETEAQARRVAALRALSGRASVPIDDIQAMREELPAGSPIPPEQDLPYWTTIAREASPELAARLAAVKVAEAQADSQRAGHYPTLSLTTQLTRRETRQYQELDPRQDTYYVGVQLDIPLYRGGAVRASVAKAEAQLAGAQSDYDVQRQELAEAIETDYLGVVAGFAKSKAMLRAVESNQRALTSTEKGFQGGVRSTVDILDAQQRLFQARRDLLDTKLDMLESYVSLHTHTGQMNRAVLEQVQSLF, from the coding sequence ATGACCGACCGTTACCGTTATGGCGTCCGTGTGCTGTTGAGCCTGTGCACCAGTTGGGCGGTGATCGGCCCCGTCTGGGCGGCGGAGGGCGGGCTGAGCCTGATCGCCGCCTACGATGCCTCGCGTCTCAACGATCCGACCTTGCAGGCGGCGACCCACGCCTACGATGCGTCGCGGCAGGAGGAGGCGATCGGCCGTGGCGGTCTTTATCCGCAAGTGTCGCTGTCGTCGCGTTATGGCTATGGCGGGCGTACCGATGGCGGCGATGACAGCAGTTACGTCAACAGCAACGATTACCAGGCGAACAGTGTGACCTTGGCGGCGCAGCAGGCGCTCTACGACAAGGGGCGTTGGGCGGCTTATCAGGAAGGCAAGGCGCGGGGGGCGCTGGGTAGCCAACAATTCGATGTGGCCGGCCAGACCCTGTTCGACCGGGTCGCCAAGGGTTATTTCGACGTGGCCCGGGCCGAGAACGAACTCAAGCTGATCGCCCAGCAGAAAACCGCTATCAGTGGCTTGGTCCTCCAGAGCAAAAAGCTCTATGAGGGCGGCCAGGGAGCGATCACCGATATCGACGAGGCCCAGGCCCGGCTCGATCTGGTCGAGGCTCAGGAAACCGAAGCCCAGGCCCGCCGCGTGGCTGCGCTGCGAGCACTGTCGGGGCGGGCCAGCGTGCCGATCGACGACATCCAGGCGATGCGCGAAGAACTCCCCGCTGGCAGCCCGATCCCGCCGGAGCAGGACCTGCCGTATTGGACGACGATTGCCCGTGAGGCCAGTCCGGAGCTGGCGGCGCGGTTGGCGGCGGTCAAAGTCGCCGAGGCCCAGGCCGACAGCCAGCGGGCCGGGCATTATCCGACGTTGTCGCTCACCACTCAGTTGACCCGTCGGGAAACCCGCCAGTACCAGGAGCTCGACCCGCGCCAGGACACCTACTACGTCGGGGTGCAACTGGATATCCCGTTGTATCGCGGCGGCGCGGTGCGTGCATCGGTGGCCAAGGCCGAGGCCCAGCTGGCCGGGGCCCAGTCCGATTACGATGTGCAGCGACAGGAACTGGCCGAGGCTATCGAAACCGACTACCTGGGCGTGGTGGCGGGATTCGCCAAGAGCAAGGCGATGCTACGGGCGGTGGAATCCAACCAGCGGGCGCTGACGTCGACCGAGAAGGGTTTCCAGGGCGGTGTGCGTTCGACGGTAGACATCCTCGATGCTCAGCAACGCCTGTTCCAGGCACGCCGGGACCTGCTCGACACCAAGCTGGACATGCTCGAAAGCTATGTAAGCCTGCACACCCACACCGGCCAGATGAACCGCGCGGTGCTGGAACAGGTGCAAAGCCTGTTCTGA